Proteins co-encoded in one Setaria viridis chromosome 9, Setaria_viridis_v4.0, whole genome shotgun sequence genomic window:
- the LOC117839634 gene encoding uncharacterized protein: MIVKYHDLLEKLWGWDRLLPKATSVSLSVYITYLEEYHRRNVHAVTTDTSISALAETCLSNEKQLVSELKLWVTREQEPSLMIQRSIILSCLIQEHARSVVHTADKSSFSDVSGAALLCIDKEAGLRCELLRRGADPIDDYLINQGRVIRSCALSLMNCTSVYSSAAMLGIAKEAEMMCMWMLKNNKPVDFYDDPIPHEIQDTHIVRSGTLNFMVSILEKSSAEHKIDKEEPASRSGPRGDGYGIAVDGAANTTRGSMEEGFWEKLWGWERLVPLCSYVKWSDYGRYLEEYYKHNANEFVAAAAAKNPQNTNTTDMGAAVAKFCLKMEEELLRCSLDDASTIIESSLIKDRALKICGTRDIPSIVAFVVCAYLA, encoded by the exons ATGATTGTCAAGTACCATG ATCTCTTGGAGAAATTATGGGGATGGGACAGACTGCTACCAAAGGCGACTTCCGTGTCTTTGTCTGTCTATATCACATACCTTGAAGAGTATCACCGTCGCAATGTGCACGCAGTTACTACGGACACGAGCATATCTGCTCTCGCTGAGACT TGTCTCAGCAATGAGAAGCAACTTGTATCTGAGTTGAAGCTCTGGGTGACACGTGAACAGGAGCCGAGCTTGATGATACAGAGATCAATCATTCTGAGTTGCCTGATCCAGGAGCATGCACGCTCAGTGGTCCACACAGCAGATAAAAGCAGCTTTTCTGATGTTTCTGGTGCGGCTTTGTTG TGTATTGACAAGGAGGCTGGCCTGAGGTGTGAGTTGTTGAGGCGTGGCGCTGATCCCATTGATGATTATTTAATCAACCAAGGCAGAGTGATACGCTCGTGTGCCTTGAGCCTAATGAACTGCACTTCTGTTTATTCCTCTGCTGCTATGTTG GGTATAGCAAAGGAGGCTGAAATGATGTGTATGTGGATGCTTAAAAATAACAAGCCTGTTGATTTCTATGATGATCCCATACCTCATGAGATTCAAGACACACACATAGTCCGGTCCGGTACCTTGAATTTTATGGTCAGCATACTAGAAAAGTCTTCTGCTGAGCACAAGATTGATAAGGAAGAACCTGCTAGTAGAAGTGGTCCTCGTGGTGATGGGTATGGCATTGCTGTTGATGGAGCAGCAAACACCACAAG GGGCAGCATGGAAGAAG GTTTTTGGGAGAAACTATGGGGTTGGGAAAGGCTGGTCCCACTATGCAGTTATGTTAAGTGGTCTGACTATGGCAGATATCTTGAGGAGTATTACAAACACAATGCTAATGagtttgttgctgctgctgctgccaagaATCCACAAAATACCAATACTACTGATATGGGTGCTGCTGTTGCCAAATTC tGTCTCAAGATGGAGGAGGAACTCCTGCGGTGTAGCCTGGATGACGCCAGCACTATCATTGAGAGTAGCCTGATCAAGGACCGTGCACTTAAAATCTGTGGCACCAGGGATATTCCTTCTATTGTTGCTTTTGTGGTATGTGCCTACCTTGCCTGA
- the LOC117835833 gene encoding uncharacterized protein, whose product MCELLKHGAKPSDDIIQLSSVIRMCALSLVYLREPQSIASAAAMVGMANEAKRMCDWMKRENRLSTFSLPQPRELHRSCLIRMKALDVMTRMLHECFFSSSKPNTVRTAATSGHPDALPEEGASSQASVEDTPKPKPNKPDALPEEGAGSQASVEDSPKPKPNKPDALPEEGAGSQASVEDSPKPKPNKPDAVPEEGAGSQASVEDSPNPKRQPNPNKT is encoded by the exons ATGTGTGAGCTGCTGAAGCATGGTGCTAAGCCTTCTGATGACATCATCCAGCTGAGCAGCGTGATCCGCATGTGCGCCTTGAGCCTTGTGTACCTCAGAGAACCCCAATCTATTGCTTCCGCCGCTGCAATGGTG GGTATGGCAAATGAGGCTAAAAGGATGTGTGATTGGATGAAGAGAGAGAACAGGCTTAGTACCTTCAGCTTGCCTCAGCCTCGTGAGCTCCACCGGAGCTGCTTGATCCGGATGAAAGCCTTGGATGTTATGACCAGAATGTTGCATGAgtgtttcttttcttcctccaaG CCAAATACTGTTCGCACTGCCGCAACCTCGGGCCATCCTGATGCTCTTCCAGAAGAAGGCGCCAGCTCCCAGGCTTCAGTCGAAGACACgcccaagcccaagcccaacAAACCTGATGctcttccagaagaaggtgccGGCTCCCAGGCTTCAGTCGAAGACTCgcccaagcccaagcccaacAAACCTGATGCTCTTCCAGAAGAAGGCGCCGGCTCCCAGGCTTCAGTCGAAGACTCgcccaagcccaagcccaacAAACCTGATGCTGTTCCAGAAGAAGGCGCCGGCTCCCAGGCTTCAGTCGAAGACTCGCCCAATCCCAAGCGCCAGCCCAATCCCAACAAGACTTAA